From Klebsiella electrica, the proteins below share one genomic window:
- a CDS encoding AsmA family protein produces the protein MKFPGKLVLWLTIVLLAAIVAAWFLLQTHWGSRQASAWLSKGTGWQVSFDAMDHSFSSPLHLQLQNVTFGRDGKPPTLVAKTVDIGFSTRQFSDPLHADEIVLSDGTLNLSPSSASLPFAADRLQLRNMAFNSPETGWALSAQRVDGGVSPWAPEAGNVLGKKAQIQMSAGSLTLNGVAASNVLIQGSLDNGEVTLSTLGADIARGTLTGNARRSADGSWRVDNLQLNEIRLQSDKSLAEFFAPLTHVPSLHIGRLDMTDARLQGPDWAVTDLDLNLRNLTLSQGGWQSDDGTLSMNASEFINGSLHLLDPIANAEFSPQGIALRQFTSRWEGGMVRTSGNWLRAGNALVLDDTAFAGLEYTLPANWKQLWMASLPTWLESLTLKKFSASRNLVIDIDPTFPWQLTALDGYGGELQLVKDHRWGVWSGSATLNAAAATFNRVDVRRPSLKLNANASTVNITELSAFTERGILQATAAVSQLPQRQVTLSLNGRGVPLNLLQAWGWPALPVSGDGNFQLTASGSVQANAPLKPTVNGQLSAINMEKQQVAQVLRNGQLNNGPAQPLPSPAP, from the coding sequence ATGAAATTTCCTGGAAAGCTGGTCCTCTGGCTCACGATCGTCCTGCTGGCCGCCATCGTTGCTGCCTGGTTCCTGCTACAGACCCACTGGGGTTCACGCCAGGCCAGCGCCTGGCTGAGTAAAGGTACCGGCTGGCAGGTCTCCTTCGATGCGATGGATCACAGCTTCTCTTCACCTCTCCACCTGCAACTGCAAAATGTCACTTTCGGGCGCGACGGCAAACCGCCGACGCTGGTCGCTAAAACGGTGGATATTGGCTTCAGTACCCGCCAGTTCAGCGATCCGCTGCACGCCGACGAGATTGTGCTTAGCGACGGGACGTTAAATCTCTCGCCGTCTTCCGCTTCTTTACCCTTTGCTGCCGACCGTTTGCAGTTGCGCAATATGGCGTTTAACAGCCCGGAAACCGGCTGGGCGCTGAGCGCGCAGCGCGTCGACGGCGGCGTCAGCCCGTGGGCGCCGGAAGCAGGCAATGTGTTGGGCAAAAAGGCCCAGATTCAGATGAGCGCAGGCTCGCTGACCCTGAACGGCGTTGCAGCCAGTAACGTGCTGATTCAGGGAAGCCTGGATAATGGCGAAGTGACGCTATCCACGCTGGGCGCCGATATTGCCCGCGGAACGCTCACCGGCAACGCCAGACGCAGCGCCGACGGCAGCTGGCGGGTTGATAATCTGCAGCTCAACGAAATTCGCCTGCAGAGCGATAAATCGCTGGCGGAATTCTTTGCCCCGCTGACCCACGTCCCTTCTCTGCACATTGGCCGTCTCGACATGACCGATGCCCGCCTGCAGGGACCGGACTGGGCAGTGACCGATCTCGACCTTAATCTGCGCAACCTGACCCTGAGCCAGGGCGGATGGCAAAGCGATGACGGCACCCTGTCGATGAACGCCAGCGAATTTATTAACGGGTCGCTGCATCTGCTGGATCCCATCGCCAATGCGGAATTCTCACCTCAGGGCATCGCGCTGCGCCAGTTCACCTCGCGCTGGGAAGGCGGAATGGTACGTACCTCCGGCAACTGGCTGCGCGCGGGTAACGCGCTGGTGCTGGACGACACCGCCTTTGCCGGGCTGGAATATACCCTCCCGGCCAACTGGAAACAGCTGTGGATGGCGTCGCTGCCGACGTGGCTGGAAAGCCTGACGCTGAAGAAATTCAGCGCCAGCCGTAACCTGGTTATCGATATCGACCCCACATTCCCGTGGCAGCTAACCGCCCTTGACGGCTACGGTGGCGAACTGCAGCTGGTGAAAGATCATCGCTGGGGCGTATGGAGCGGTAGCGCTACGCTGAACGCCGCCGCCGCCACCTTTAATCGCGTTGACGTTCGCCGACCATCGTTGAAGCTTAACGCCAACGCCTCAACGGTCAATATCACCGAGCTAAGCGCCTTTACCGAACGCGGTATTCTGCAGGCCACCGCTGCGGTGTCGCAGCTTCCCCAGCGCCAGGTCACGCTCAGCCTGAACGGTCGCGGCGTACCGCTGAATCTTCTGCAGGCCTGGGGCTGGCCCGCCCTGCCGGTTTCCGGCGATGGTAATTTCCAGCTGACCGCCAGCGGCAGCGTGCAGGCCAATGCGCCGCTGAAACCGACGGTTAACGGCCAGCTCAGCGCGATAAATATGGAGAAGCAGCAGGTTGCGCAAGTACTGCGCAACGGCCAGTTGAACAACGGACCGGCGCAGCCGCTTCCCTCCCCAGCACCCTAA
- a CDS encoding nucleobase:cation symporter-2 family protein has protein sequence MSVNTADSEAAQPVAHKTTSELIYRLEDRPPLPQTLFAAFQHLLAMFVAVITPALLICQALGLPAQDTQHIISMSLFASGVASIIQIKAWGPVGSGLLSIQGTSFNFVAPLIMSGTALKTGGADVPTMMAALFGTLMLASCTEMVISRVLHLARRVITPLVSGVVVMIIGLSLIQVGLTSIGGGYSAMADHTFGAPKNLLLAGIVLALIIILNRQRNPYLRIASLVIAMAAGYLAAWLLDMLPANTAPANDSLITVPTPLYYGLGIDWSLLLPLMLVFMITSLETIGDITATSDVSEQPVSGPLYMKRLKGGVLANGLNSFVSAVFNTFPNSCFGQNNGVIQLTGVASRYVGFVVALMLIVLGLFPAVSGFVQHIPEPVLGGATLVMFGTIAASGVRIVSREPLNRRAILIIALSLAVGLGVSQQPLILQFAPDWLKNLLSSGIAAGGITAIVLNLVFPPEKN, from the coding sequence ATGTCCGTTAACACCGCCGATTCAGAAGCTGCGCAACCGGTTGCGCATAAAACAACCAGCGAATTAATCTACCGCCTCGAAGACCGCCCGCCGCTGCCGCAAACTCTGTTCGCCGCCTTTCAGCATCTGCTGGCGATGTTTGTCGCGGTCATCACGCCGGCGTTGTTAATCTGTCAGGCGCTGGGCCTTCCGGCTCAGGACACACAGCACATCATCAGTATGTCTCTGTTCGCATCCGGTGTGGCATCCATCATTCAGATTAAAGCCTGGGGACCGGTTGGATCCGGCCTGCTCTCTATTCAGGGCACCAGCTTTAACTTCGTCGCTCCGTTGATTATGAGCGGTACCGCGCTGAAAACCGGCGGTGCCGACGTGCCAACGATGATGGCCGCGCTGTTCGGCACCCTGATGCTGGCAAGCTGCACGGAAATGGTCATCTCGCGCGTCCTGCACCTGGCCCGCCGGGTGATTACGCCGCTGGTCTCCGGGGTGGTGGTGATGATTATCGGCCTGTCGCTGATTCAGGTCGGGCTGACCTCCATTGGCGGCGGCTACTCGGCGATGGCCGACCATACCTTCGGCGCGCCGAAAAACCTGCTGCTGGCGGGTATCGTTCTGGCGCTGATCATTATTCTTAACCGCCAGCGCAACCCGTATCTGCGTATCGCTTCCCTGGTTATCGCCATGGCGGCAGGTTATCTGGCGGCCTGGCTGCTCGATATGCTGCCGGCAAATACCGCGCCCGCCAACGATAGCCTGATTACAGTCCCGACGCCGCTCTACTATGGCCTGGGCATCGACTGGAGCCTGCTGCTGCCACTGATGCTGGTGTTTATGATAACCTCGCTGGAAACCATCGGCGATATCACCGCCACCTCTGACGTGTCGGAACAGCCGGTCTCCGGTCCGCTGTATATGAAGCGCCTGAAAGGCGGCGTGCTGGCTAACGGCCTGAACTCCTTTGTTTCCGCCGTCTTCAATACTTTCCCTAACTCCTGTTTCGGCCAGAATAACGGCGTGATTCAGTTGACCGGCGTCGCCAGCCGCTACGTCGGCTTCGTGGTGGCGCTGATGCTGATCGTACTGGGCCTGTTCCCGGCGGTCAGCGGCTTTGTCCAGCATATTCCGGAACCGGTGCTCGGTGGCGCAACGCTGGTGATGTTCGGTACTATCGCCGCATCCGGGGTACGCATCGTCTCCCGCGAACCGCTGAACCGCCGCGCGATTCTGATTATCGCCCTGTCGCTGGCAGTGGGCCTCGGTGTCTCCCAGCAGCCGCTGATTCTGCAGTTTGCTCCTGACTGGCTGAAGAACCTGCTCTCCTCGGGGATTGCCGCCGGCGGCATCACCGCGATTGTTCTGAATTTAGTCTTCCCGCCAGAGAAAAACTAA
- the glpK gene encoding glycerol kinase GlpK: MTDKKYIVALDQGTTSSRAVVMDHDANIVSVSQREFEQIYPRPGWVEHDPMEIWASQSSTLVEVLAKADISSDEIAAIGITNQRETAIVWERETGKPIYNAIVWQCRRTAEICEQLKRDGMEEYIRKATGLVVDPYFSGTKVKWILDHVEGARERAKRGELLFGTVDTWLVWKMTQGRVHVTDYTNASRTMLFNIHDLDWDDKMLEALDIPRAMLPEVRKSSEVYGQTNIGGKGGTRIPIAGIAGDQQAALFGQLCVKEGMAKNTYGTGCFMLMNTGEKAVTSTHGLLTTIGCGPRGEVNYALEGAVFMAGASIQWLRDEMKLINDAFDSEYFATKVKDTNGVYVVPAFTGLGAPYWDPYARGAIFGLTRGVNANHIIRATLESIAYQTRDVLEAMQADSGIRLHALRVDGGAVANNFLMQFQSDILGTRVERPEVREVTALGAAYLAGLAVGFWQNLDELQEKAVIEREFRPGIETTERNYRYNGWKKAVKRALAWEEHDEA, translated from the coding sequence ATGACCGACAAAAAATATATCGTTGCGCTCGACCAGGGCACCACCAGCTCCCGAGCCGTTGTGATGGATCACGATGCCAATATCGTCAGCGTATCTCAGCGTGAATTTGAACAAATTTATCCGCGTCCAGGCTGGGTTGAACATGACCCGATGGAGATCTGGGCGTCACAAAGTTCCACGCTGGTTGAAGTGCTGGCAAAAGCCGATATTAGCTCCGATGAGATAGCCGCTATCGGGATCACCAACCAACGTGAAACCGCCATTGTGTGGGAGCGGGAAACCGGTAAACCGATCTATAACGCTATCGTCTGGCAGTGCCGCCGTACCGCAGAAATCTGTGAGCAGCTCAAACGCGACGGCATGGAAGAGTACATTCGCAAGGCCACCGGCCTGGTGGTTGACCCGTACTTCTCCGGCACCAAAGTGAAATGGATTCTCGATCACGTGGAAGGCGCCCGCGAGCGGGCAAAACGCGGCGAACTGCTGTTCGGAACCGTGGATACCTGGCTGGTGTGGAAAATGACCCAGGGCCGCGTCCACGTGACCGACTACACCAACGCCTCGCGAACCATGCTGTTCAACATCCACGATCTGGACTGGGACGACAAAATGCTGGAGGCGCTGGATATTCCGCGCGCGATGCTGCCGGAAGTGCGCAAATCTTCCGAGGTATACGGTCAAACCAATATCGGCGGTAAAGGCGGCACGCGTATTCCTATCGCCGGTATCGCCGGTGACCAGCAGGCGGCGCTGTTCGGCCAGCTGTGCGTCAAAGAGGGGATGGCAAAAAACACCTACGGCACCGGCTGCTTTATGCTGATGAATACCGGGGAAAAAGCAGTCACCTCAACGCATGGCCTGCTGACCACTATCGGCTGCGGTCCACGCGGGGAAGTGAACTATGCGCTGGAAGGCGCGGTATTCATGGCCGGCGCCTCCATTCAATGGCTGCGCGATGAAATGAAGCTGATCAACGACGCCTTCGATTCCGAGTATTTTGCGACGAAAGTGAAAGACACCAACGGCGTGTATGTGGTTCCGGCCTTTACCGGTCTCGGGGCGCCATACTGGGACCCGTATGCGCGCGGCGCCATCTTCGGTCTGACCCGCGGGGTGAACGCCAACCATATTATTCGCGCCACGCTGGAGTCTATCGCCTATCAGACGCGCGATGTGCTGGAGGCCATGCAGGCTGATTCAGGGATTCGTCTGCACGCCCTGCGCGTCGACGGCGGTGCCGTTGCCAACAACTTCCTGATGCAGTTCCAGTCCGATATTCTGGGCACTCGCGTCGAACGCCCGGAAGTGCGTGAAGTGACGGCGCTGGGTGCCGCTTACCTCGCCGGTCTGGCCGTCGGCTTCTGGCAAAATCTGGATGAGCTGCAGGAGAAAGCGGTGATTGAGCGCGAGTTCCGCCCGGGTATCGAAACCACCGAGCGTAACTATCGCTACAACGGCTGGAAAAAAGCGGTGAAACGCGCGCTGGCGTGGGAAGAACACGACGAAGCATAA